One window from the genome of Elaeis guineensis isolate ETL-2024a chromosome 5, EG11, whole genome shotgun sequence encodes:
- the LOC105045073 gene encoding uncharacterized protein, whose product MGKKKGRAWSLLRLALLWVQKGGAFKRGLVFDLRLLPGYLKSLKPGGGHSDRLHYGEREFSFDETPDFHFKTPSMRLPRLPCITPAADFDNDDDYIFFKCEKTNEFFDKESKEECSMDRCEGGEDDDDKGINCGELIEVEEEQGIDSKAEEFIAKFYEEMKLQRQFSLLQYNEMLRRGMS is encoded by the coding sequence ATGGGCAAGAAGAAAGGCCGGGCATGGAGCCTGCTGCGCTTGGCCCTCCTATGGGTTCAGAAAGGTGGTGCCTTCAAACGGGGCTTAGTGTTCGACCTCCGCCTCCTCCCTGGCTACCTTAAGAGCCTTAAGCCCGGTGGCGGTCACTCTGATAGGCTCCACTACGGCGAACGTGAATTCTCCTTCGATGAAACCCCTGACTTCCATTTCAAGACTCCGTCCATGCGGCTCCCCCGGTTACCCTGCATAACTCCTGCGGCCGACTTCGATAACGACGACGACTATATCTTCTTCAAGTGCGAGAAAACGAATGAATTCTTCGACAAAGAATCGAAAGAAGAGTGTTCTATGGACAGGTGTGAAGGtggtgaagatgatgatgataagGGAATTAATTGTGGGGAATTGATCGAGGTGGAGGAAGAACAAGGAATTGATTCGAAGGCGGAGGAGTTCATAGCCAAGTTCTACGAGGAGATGAAGCTACAACGCCAGTTCTCGTTGCTTCAATATAATGAGATGCTTCGTAGAGGCATGAGTTGA